The sequence accattcaggcgtgaaatctaacgatcaagcctggcgagaatttctcgatttcTTCTTTTGACTTTACGTTAAGTATCGAATAAGACTAatccaagcttcattattgaagaaaagagaattaaaagctcggtaatgtccgttctatcacgaaaatgcattgtagcattttcctcccggtaaccgggatgaagtgatttccagcccgcttaccgagatcccggttggaaaaaccgagCCAGCCAGCTGTCTCACgtgaacacatcaaagtttttacaaaggatttagaggtaaggtgagatctcggaaaccggggaagcccggtcaaccgggctcatatgaagagatGATCCCGGCTGCGCCTCGAGCATCTCACGCTACCTTCGTGCTCTCCGAACTATCCGCGTGGATGGATGGACGCACGCTACACATTGTGTATTCCTTAAATGAAAATGGGACGTGTTATGGGCCTAACATGAAGTCCTTGCCAATCTCCTTGCCATTTGTGAAATGAATTTACCGGACAGCAACAGTAGCTACAAGATCAAAGAGTACTGGGATGAGCGTTTTTCCGAAGAAGATTCCTTTGAGTGGTGCAAAGGTTATTCCGATTTCAAAGACTTGTTGTATAAACACGTTCGAAAGGTTGACCGGATTTTGATGTTGGGTTGTGGTAATAGTAGACTAAGCGAGGACATGTATAATGATGGTTTTAAGAATATAACGAACATAGACTACTCACCTGTTGTAATTGAAAAGATGCGGAAGAAATGCAGAGGCTTGGCTGAAATGCAATGGTTGGTAAtggatatcacaaaattaaattttgatcgAAGTTCGTTCGATGTCATTCTGGAGAAAGCCACTCTTGATGCACTCTTAGTTGAAGAAACCAATCCATGGAATCTCTCAGAAAACACTTGGAATACCATGGACTCGGTCCTTTCGAAGGTATCATCTGTCTCTTAGCTTTGAATTTAGGGAAGTTTTTCAGGGTGAAAGATTGAGGAATTGTACAGGAATGAGCAGGGCTTAACCCTCTGGCGGTACTGTTGTTCTTAATTTGCAAGGTTCAAATTCTGACGAATGGTGTAGCTGCTATGAAGTGGTATCTGGGACTGGTATTAACTCATTCAATGCAGTGATAGAATTTACCAAATATTTCAAATGTCCCTTGAAAGTAGACTGCCCCCTGTTCAATCCTTACTTCTTTTCCAGTCCTTCGTTATGAAGGAACTTTCATGGGTGTGTGTTTTGCACAGGtgagggagggggggggggtggcacAGAGCAGCTGTATAATGAGCAGAAGTTTGTGAAAGGCTGTCTTGTGATTTACTGTTGATAATTTTTAACATCGTCAGACCCTTTTTAACATTATGTTTAATGTAAATTAGTTTTACATATTTTAggagagggccacaagtttatcagttCTTAACTGTAATGTGTCACCCTCTGTAAATAaagttattcattcattcactgtTCAGTGGCATGCCAGTCAATTCAGTACTAAGGGATAAAGTTCATAGACCAACCAACCTCACCTTTTTGCAAAGTCTGCACAGCAATGATTTGTTGGTCTTAGTAAGTCTTAAACCTTAATGATTAAATTTTAAAGATTTGGTATAATTTAAGTAAAGAGTATTTATCATGGGCCACtaaaatttggaatcaaacaaGTTTACAATGGTTAAATTCCCACTGTAAGAGATAGGGAAGCTAAGGTTTTGGgaattagcccttcatcagtgtaaaggACTAACAATGAAGCTCACTGTGATGAAGGGCTAATCCTTGAAATTTAGTTTCCTTAAAGGTAAAGGCACTTTATTTAACAtcagtagttccttcagttacgagactggtatcaatggaagccaaCAGTGCGCCCTTCACCCACCCTCCTTCCGTCAGTGCTCTGTTTTATGGGTGTttaaagctatagctacacagATCAGAGGAAAGTTGAAGCAGACGTGAAAGTCACCAAGTATCGAACCGGGGACCTCGAGCTCAGAAAGCTGCGcactaaccaactgagccatgcCTGCTCCTCCTCTTATCTCTTCACAGTGTTTCACTTTCCCTCTGACACCACAACACACTTTCTTTCGAAAATAacctttcattaatttttggggACTAGTAATattaacgaaaaagaaaaagaaatgaataaatttggtttgtcatccTCAAAGCTAAGCCAATTAACAGTccaagcatttttttttgtaggtttcCCAGATTCTTGTGACCGGAGGATGCTTCATTTCCATCACATTTTCGCAGCCTCATTTTAGGAAGCCAATATTGGCCAAGGCACAATATGATTGGTCAGTTTCAACTTCCACATATGGCAactcatttcattttttcttctaTGTGATGAAAAAAGGCCAGCAACTAAATGAAGATGATAAACTGCTTGAATTAACTGtaaaaaataaaagggaacatagtAACGACTGGATGGAAAATAATCATCATTTGCAAGAGAAGTGTATGGCAGAGGACAGCGAAGACTTCTTGTGCAATGTGACTCTATAGTGTTCAAAATAATGTAAGTCTTAGGTGGTATATGGATAAAATAAGCAGATGCAAGGTGAGCTGTTCATCCCTTTTCAAAATGCCTGGATTCATTATTTTTCTAAAAGCTAGTACTAGCAATAAAGGGAGAGAATAGTGAACTTTTTTTTAGAGTAAAATAAATACTGTACAGTATAGTGCGACCAAAGATAGTTGTGTGAGAGGTCAGGGAACTGGGAAGAACCCTTGCCTCTTCAAAGCCTtggtcattaattttgattgatGTATTCATATTTCCCTTCAATGAGTTAAGTTGCACATTAAATTCTTCAGACCCACCGAACAAGCCCTACTCAGATTTCTATAGCTTCAAGTAACAATGCTACCGAGAGTATTGCAGCACCTGCCTATGCTATTGAAAGCAAACATGTTAAACACAAACTGGTTGATGACCAATGTAGAACATGTATCATTGTTTGCTTATCTGGAGAGGTACTgtaatttgaaaactttaaaaaacaATGAATACCAAGCAGTTTTCATTATTCTTTTAAGCACTATTCAATATTAAAGCAAGTAATCTGGATTAAGTgccagatattttaattttccacAGAAATTTAATCAGTTACCAAATAAATATTTGAGTTTCaagatttttttctcttttggtCTTTAATCCATGCTCTCCGTCACATTTGACTAACAAAATCAGCCATCAAAGTTGTCTTATCCAAGTGTTCTGCAACCACATTTTTTACCACAGCTTTTAGTCTTGAGAGGGCTTCATGCAGCTGTGGACCAAGAATGTTTTGTGTCACCTTGATCTCTTCAAGTTTCCTTGATTTAATACACTGCAATGATGATGCTAAAGCTGATAAACTATCCAGTGATATAGGATTGTtcctgaaaaataaataaaagaaggtAACTTTTGGTGAGGCTGAGATTGACGACATTGAGCCAATGTAGAGCTGGAAATTGTTCCTTTCCAATAttcaatataataatattttgtgTGAACAATCACTTCAAACTCACTTCACGCACAGCAAGGAATACCATGTACTGCCTTGCAGCCTCAGTTTGCACAAACAAATTAATCAATATACACTGGGAATTCTGGGTTGCCTCCTCTGGTTTAGCCCTCTGAGCCATTCCAATTCTAAAGCCATTTCCAATACTACTAGTGTTAACAGGTGaatgtttgtattttttcaGGAGCAAATAGTCTCAACAACTTTTTATCAGCTGTTGGAATTTGGGTAAACTTAAACAGCATTGCACATATTTAAAAAAAGGTTATGACATGTGGCATAATTCTCTTGTTTTCTATGATAAGGCAACCTTGAGACCTGTAATTCCACTTTTATAAATTCTATGTAATAATATTTAGATAATATAACTAATTAATGTACTTTGCACCTGAGATCTAACTTTGCAATTCTTGAAATTTGCTCTGGATGAGTTAAGACTTCTGATAAAGCAGTAACATGGGCAGCACCTTTAAaacgtgaaaaattatttttaagctTCACAGCTAACAACACCTGGTTCTTAATACCAAGACACATGTGCATGGCAAATTAACCATAATTAATTTACT is a genomic window of Acropora muricata isolate sample 2 chromosome 8, ASM3666990v1, whole genome shotgun sequence containing:
- the LOC136924701 gene encoding EEF1A lysine methyltransferase 4-like yields the protein MNLPDSNSSYKIKEYWDERFSEEDSFEWCKGYSDFKDLLYKHVRKVDRILMLGCGNSRLSEDMYNDGFKNITNIDYSPVVIEKMRKKCRGLAEMQWLVMDITKLNFDRSSFDVILEKATLDALLVEETNPWNLSENTWNTMDSVLSKVSQILVTGGCFISITFSQPHFRKPILAKAQYDWSVSTSTYGNSFHFFFYVMKKGQQLNEDDKLLELTVKNKREHSNDWMENNHHLQEKCMAEDSEDFLCNVTL